The following proteins are encoded in a genomic region of Fibrobacter sp.:
- the acpS gene encoding holo-ACP synthase, whose protein sequence is MIRGVGIDVVEIGRIERMIGKYGDQFLCKVFTKGEIEYCNKMAFPSVHFAGRWAAKEAFYKALQAQFQQYSTWKSIEILPVEGERRPRIIICEPALKKIFKDEGVCSVHVSISHERSICTAIVIIE, encoded by the coding sequence ATGATAAGGGGTGTTGGGATAGATGTAGTTGAGATAGGACGGATAGAGAGGATGATTGGCAAGTACGGAGACCAGTTTTTATGCAAGGTCTTTACCAAAGGAGAGATAGAGTACTGTAACAAGATGGCTTTTCCTTCGGTCCATTTTGCCGGCCGCTGGGCAGCCAAAGAGGCTTTTTACAAAGCATTACAGGCACAATTTCAGCAGTATTCTACCTGGAAGAGCATCGAGATATTGCCGGTAGAAGGAGAGAGGAGACCCCGGATAATAATTTGTGAACCTGCACTGAAAAAGATATTTAAAGATGAAGGAGTATGTTCGGTGCATGTCTCTATCAGCCATGAGCGTAGTATATGCACTGCTATTGTTATAATAGAATAA
- a CDS encoding glycosyltransferase, with product MSLTILILLCCYTAVTIFLIISVLKKNRIPEQITEFPGVSVVVPFRNEQVNLPGLLQSLAAQDYQGPIEIILIDDGSTDGSIEEIRKFDQKLPVSPRVLHSTFDPSVKLTSKQQALELGFQKASFEWIALTDADVRLKPEWLTSLVLSALPQNALTFGHTSICIGQHSTLDMFQAFQLEFLFAVAYAFRMAGIPGSCMGNNLLVSRSAYLQAGGQKAIGYNIVEDMALLHLFYRKGKAIQASIPFSPIVITFPEKRFSDFLNQAKRWALGGFSLSPILTLIGLLFSFQNASLFLLLFTDSDSVQFSIAAVNFLLTWILIAVAFRKTGSSTHAVYFPLYYPFLLLESVVLLISIAAHPSIKWKNRRI from the coding sequence ATGTCCCTTACAATTCTCATCCTCCTCTGCTGCTACACAGCAGTCACAATCTTCCTGATTATCTCAGTCCTGAAAAAAAACCGGATTCCTGAACAAATCACCGAATTCCCCGGTGTTTCAGTCGTAGTCCCTTTCCGAAATGAACAGGTAAACCTTCCAGGTCTGCTCCAGTCACTCGCCGCTCAGGATTACCAGGGGCCAATCGAGATTATCCTGATCGATGACGGCTCAACCGATGGTTCAATTGAGGAGATCCGCAAATTCGACCAGAAATTGCCGGTTTCACCCCGGGTCCTGCACTCCACTTTTGACCCCTCAGTAAAACTCACCAGCAAACAACAGGCTCTGGAACTTGGCTTTCAGAAAGCCTCCTTTGAGTGGATAGCTCTTACAGACGCTGATGTCAGACTTAAACCTGAATGGCTCACATCTCTTGTTTTGTCAGCGCTGCCACAGAACGCACTGACCTTCGGACACACCTCAATCTGTATCGGACAACACAGCACGCTCGATATGTTCCAGGCTTTTCAGCTTGAGTTTCTCTTTGCTGTGGCTTATGCCTTTCGAATGGCTGGAATTCCTGGTTCCTGCATGGGAAATAACCTGCTTGTGTCCAGATCCGCATACCTGCAAGCCGGAGGACAAAAAGCTATAGGCTACAATATCGTGGAGGATATGGCACTTCTCCATCTTTTTTACCGTAAAGGGAAGGCGATTCAGGCAAGTATACCTTTTTCACCCATAGTCATCACTTTTCCGGAAAAGCGTTTCTCAGATTTTTTAAATCAGGCAAAAAGGTGGGCTCTGGGAGGATTCTCCCTCTCCCCCATACTAACCCTGATCGGCCTCCTGTTTTCTTTTCAGAACGCATCTCTTTTTCTGCTGCTTTTTACCGATTCAGATTCTGTCCAGTTTTCAATTGCAGCAGTAAACTTCCTGCTGACATGGATTCTCATTGCAGTTGCTTTCCGCAAAACAGGCTCGTCCACTCATGCAGTTTACTTTCCGCTCTATTACCCGTTTCTTCTCCTGGAGTCAGTAGTTCTACTGATCTCTATTGCAGCGCATCCCTCAATAAAATGGAAAAACAGAAGAATCTGA
- a CDS encoding radical SAM protein — protein sequence MKPLLLHYYLTNRCNSRCSFCDIWQGSPKTDASLKDVMLNLELARKSGCRFVDFTGGEPLLHSDLPLFLEKAKSLGFITSVTTNCILFPSLAERLRGLIDLLHFSLDADTAELHDRIRGVPCFDSVMESIRIALEMKFPLDILFTYTNENISAFEGVYNLARSHKIMLILDPVFNTRGRDPVNRPTHTRALEYSRLKGVYLNKAHLSLRMQGGNHIRAPLCKAVESTLVILPDNSLALPCFHHRTFSLPAGENLSSSLNDNIRKEALEKQGRYSFCEGCHINCYFDPSFALMRNRLFLQSMSAKASYAWRKYFIYGHVLPRKLPWRAAVARKKIELIHK from the coding sequence ATGAAACCATTGCTTCTTCATTATTATCTGACTAACAGGTGCAATTCCCGGTGCAGCTTCTGTGACATCTGGCAGGGTTCACCAAAAACTGATGCTTCTCTGAAAGATGTGATGCTTAACCTGGAACTGGCAAGAAAATCAGGATGCAGATTCGTCGATTTCACAGGTGGTGAACCGCTCCTCCACAGTGACTTGCCCCTGTTTCTTGAAAAAGCAAAATCTTTGGGATTCATAACATCTGTAACCACAAACTGTATCCTTTTTCCCTCTCTGGCTGAAAGACTCCGCGGATTAATCGATCTCCTCCATTTCAGCCTCGATGCCGATACTGCGGAACTGCATGATCGGATCAGAGGTGTCCCCTGCTTTGATTCAGTAATGGAAAGCATCAGAATCGCCCTGGAAATGAAGTTCCCTCTGGACATCCTTTTCACTTATACTAATGAAAATATCAGCGCATTTGAGGGTGTATACAATCTTGCCAGAAGCCATAAGATTATGCTCATCCTGGATCCGGTTTTCAACACCCGGGGAAGAGATCCTGTTAACAGGCCCACACACACTCGGGCACTGGAGTATTCCAGGCTGAAAGGTGTTTACCTCAACAAGGCTCATCTTTCGCTGAGAATGCAGGGCGGGAACCATATCAGAGCCCCGCTCTGCAAAGCAGTTGAATCTACTCTGGTGATTTTGCCTGATAACAGCCTGGCACTGCCCTGTTTCCACCACCGGACATTTTCCCTTCCTGCAGGTGAAAATTTAAGCTCTTCGTTAAATGACAACATCCGTAAAGAAGCATTGGAAAAGCAGGGCAGATACTCTTTCTGTGAGGGTTGTCACATTAACTGTTATTTTGACCCCTCCTTTGCCTTGATGCGGAATCGACTCTTTCTACAATCCATGAGCGCAAAAGCATCTTACGCCTGGAGAAAATATTTTATTTATGGACATGTCCTCCCCAGGAAACTACCATGGCGGGCAGCAGTTGCCCGGAAGAAAATTGAGCTTATACATAAGTAA
- a CDS encoding right-handed parallel beta-helix repeat-containing protein, producing MNPIKQKSYSLLVMIILSFLLMAHAASVTVPSKAPTIAAAMTSVKKGDTVWVEEGIYREHVYVNPGVTLISRAIFKAVIDGSGRGTVVTMGNGSRISGFEIRNGTVGIFSTSADVNISQCRIIYNQQTGIMCVGNLPRIEDNILAYNKGSGIQGWDVRSTSSSINHNTIAFNSNHGVAIGGNSSIILENSIIAYNDQFGVKPSDETARITMINNSFFQNAKFTNVLPSDNFSLDPMFTDAKRLNFMLSKDSRCIGKGSDNQDIGARIIY from the coding sequence ATGAACCCCATCAAGCAAAAATCTTACTCTTTATTAGTAATGATTATTTTGTCGTTTTTATTGATGGCTCATGCTGCTTCCGTCACTGTACCGTCCAAAGCACCCACTATTGCCGCAGCTATGACATCGGTGAAAAAAGGCGATACCGTCTGGGTGGAAGAAGGTATTTACAGAGAACATGTTTACGTCAATCCCGGTGTCACACTCATCTCCAGAGCCATTTTCAAGGCTGTTATCGATGGGAGCGGAAGAGGAACTGTGGTCACAATGGGAAATGGATCCAGAATCTCAGGTTTTGAGATCCGTAACGGCACAGTCGGGATTTTCTCCACTTCTGCGGATGTAAACATCTCCCAGTGCAGAATAATCTACAACCAGCAGACCGGAATAATGTGCGTTGGTAACCTCCCCCGAATCGAAGATAACATCCTGGCCTATAACAAAGGATCCGGAATCCAGGGCTGGGACGTACGCTCTACCTCTTCGTCAATTAATCACAACACAATAGCTTTCAACAGCAATCACGGAGTGGCCATAGGTGGAAACTCCAGCATCATTCTTGAGAATTCAATAATTGCCTATAACGATCAGTTCGGTGTTAAACCCTCTGATGAAACCGCACGTATCACCATGATCAATAACAGCTTCTTTCAAAATGCCAAATTTACCAATGTGTTGCCATCTGACAATTTTTCTCTCGATCCTATGTTCACTGACGCAAAAAGGCTCAATTTCATGCTGAGCAAAGATTCTCGTTGTATCGGTAAAGGAAGTGACAATCAGGATATCGGAGCAAGAATTATATACTGA
- a CDS encoding histidine--tRNA ligase, whose protein sequence is MSVPAGPKGTRDFYPEDMAFQQYIFGKWHKTCRRYGFEMCDAPMFEHLEIYTQKSGDEIEKQLYVFKDKAERLLALRPELTPSVARMVAAKGNNLKRPVRWYSIPRLFRYEKMQKGRLREFFQLNMDILGSPETEADAELIAAAIDMMRDFGLTSNDFKVRISSRTLLEDLFTIAGLDKINFGSLYALLDRKSKIPDEEFQKQLTEVIPDSNTRNRIEDIFNAQSISQLEKTCGATPAMDNLYRLFDLLGYYGLSDYALFDIGIVRGLAYYTGTVFELLDVKKNMRAIAGGGRYDKLVQLYGGPPTPAVGFAAGDVVLGELLKSCNLAPAQPPRSKVFLAAFEGTSTEEIISVASRIRSKGISCEFPFKTTAISKQLKIANAARSIYTVFLGGEEGKAGKVRIKNMLSGNEETLNIESLFTELECRLGTGDHQVLRCTE, encoded by the coding sequence ATGTCTGTTCCAGCAGGCCCCAAAGGGACCCGGGATTTTTACCCGGAAGATATGGCTTTTCAGCAGTATATTTTCGGCAAATGGCACAAAACCTGCCGTCGGTACGGGTTTGAGATGTGCGATGCTCCCATGTTTGAACACCTGGAAATCTACACCCAGAAATCAGGTGATGAAATCGAAAAACAGCTCTACGTTTTCAAGGACAAAGCAGAACGCCTGCTTGCTCTTCGTCCTGAATTGACACCTTCTGTGGCACGCATGGTAGCCGCAAAAGGAAACAATCTCAAACGCCCTGTACGCTGGTATTCCATACCTAGACTTTTCAGATACGAGAAAATGCAGAAGGGACGACTCCGTGAGTTTTTTCAGCTCAATATGGATATTCTAGGCAGCCCGGAAACAGAAGCTGACGCGGAACTTATTGCAGCAGCCATCGATATGATGCGGGATTTCGGGCTTACATCCAATGATTTTAAAGTGAGAATCTCCAGCCGCACGCTTCTGGAAGATTTGTTTACAATTGCAGGTCTCGACAAAATCAATTTCGGTTCTCTGTACGCGCTCCTTGACAGAAAAAGCAAAATTCCTGATGAGGAATTTCAAAAGCAGCTTACTGAGGTAATCCCCGACAGTAATACAAGAAACAGAATAGAAGATATCTTCAATGCACAGTCAATCTCTCAACTGGAAAAAACCTGTGGTGCCACTCCAGCCATGGATAATCTCTACAGACTCTTTGATCTTCTTGGTTACTACGGTTTGTCCGATTATGCCCTGTTTGACATAGGTATTGTACGGGGACTTGCCTATTACACCGGAACAGTCTTCGAGCTTCTGGATGTCAAGAAGAACATGCGGGCAATCGCGGGTGGAGGAAGATATGACAAACTGGTCCAGCTATATGGTGGCCCCCCTACTCCTGCAGTTGGATTCGCTGCTGGTGATGTTGTACTTGGGGAATTGCTGAAAAGCTGCAATCTTGCCCCGGCTCAGCCGCCCAGAAGTAAAGTGTTTCTTGCAGCATTTGAGGGAACCTCAACAGAAGAAATTATCTCAGTTGCATCAAGGATCCGCTCAAAGGGTATCTCCTGTGAATTTCCGTTTAAAACCACTGCCATCAGCAAACAACTCAAAATCGCAAATGCAGCTCGTTCGATCTACACCGTTTTTCTTGGCGGTGAAGAGGGTAAAGCCGGAAAGGTAAGAATTAAGAATATGCTGAGTGGTAATGAGGAAACTCTGAATATAGAATCACTTTTTACAGAACTGGAGTGCAGACTGGGCACAGGAGATCATCAGGTTCTCCGGTGTACAGAATAG
- the fliS gene encoding flagellar export chaperone FliS gives MKQGYTAYKSANIDTADQGKLILITYDVAIKHGKLALEIFDDHKQLEQRTKHLFKMQDAITELLSALRLDVGDVAKNLYRLYDYMLRSIVDANIKNNRNKVVEVLGYLESLREAWTEAILKVKQQSSPQVQLDSVGISG, from the coding sequence ATGAAGCAGGGTTACACAGCGTACAAAAGTGCCAACATAGATACAGCGGATCAGGGAAAACTGATTCTGATTACCTATGATGTGGCCATAAAGCACGGCAAGCTTGCTTTGGAGATCTTCGATGACCACAAACAGCTTGAGCAGCGTACAAAGCATCTTTTCAAGATGCAGGATGCCATAACTGAGCTTTTAAGTGCACTGCGGCTTGATGTAGGTGATGTGGCAAAGAATCTGTACAGGCTTTACGACTACATGCTGCGCTCTATCGTAGATGCGAATATCAAAAACAATCGCAACAAAGTAGTGGAAGTTCTAGGATATCTGGAGAGCCTCAGGGAAGCCTGGACAGAGGCTATCCTGAAAGTAAAGCAGCAGTCTTCTCCACAGGTACAGTTGGACAGCGTGGGGATCTCCGGATGA